The region AACCAGATTAAATGCTTAAATTTGTTGTGTAATTTCACAGAAATGATAATATTACGATACCAAAAGATGTTATTCTTTTTCCCAGACGAAACCCGGGCAGAGTAGATAAACAACATGCAGGCGTAACCCGTATTCGGATTCGGGAATCAATAGCAAATCACAAGCTCACGGGAAGATGGCGACTGCTTGCTACTTTACCTGCAAGTCCCCATCCTAAAGAACAACGCCCTTGTTGAAGGGCTGAAAGCCGCTTAATTCAAAAGGTTGCGGAAACTGGAAACTGGACGGTAGATTACTAGATACCCGCACGAGGTGATAAACGACCCCAAAAACacccagaaaaaaaatctatcCATAGATACAGCTACCGACCGCCATATTTTCCTGTTGTCCTCCTCACCGAGTTCATCATTGGAGTCAGTGATTGACCCATTTTCAAGACCAATAGTAGGAGGCTCTGGCGGGACAACGCCCGCTTGAGAATCGATGTCAGCTGTTCCGTTGGCAACAGCATTTCGCCTAAACAACTTCTTCAAGTTAATCTTaccagttgtttttgttttacgCTTACAAGCTCGATATAAAGCTTTGAGACACCAGGCTGGCTCACTGACTGAGTGATAAGCCCTCAGTACAAGGATGGTGGCGATCAAAGCGAATGCGATGAGCAGCATTGTAACTGTGTAATAGACTCCAAGGATTGGCAGTGTGTCAGACTTTTCTGGCAATATATCAGCGATAAGGAGAAGAAACACACTCACGGCTATCATAACAGTTGAACAAAAACCAATCCTTTCACCATTCTCAGGAGGAATTGAAAAACTAAATAGGACAAGAATGGTGCAAATGACACTCGGTAGGattaaaaacatgaaataatacGCCCACTGGCGCTTGATGTTTAATCTTATTTCGATGAAGGAGAATTTTCCTGTCGCATGGAGACGCTGTTTTTCTTCGTTGAAAACCACCTGATATATCTTGATGATCTCCCACTCTCCATTTTTAATCAACTCTCCCTTTtctaagaagaaaacaaattaatcaGCAAAATTGGTAACTGTATAGCATTTACTATCCTTCAAAGTTTATCGTGGCTTTATCTTCTCGGTTGgatttttgttgttcaatATCATGTAAGCCCATATACCAATGATCtagtttatttctttctttctaacttttgtattctttttttgGCTAAATGTTATCTCGTAATTTAGCCCGTTTTAACGCTGGCagtgaaatttttgaaaaattatgataaaatCAACTTTTTGAGGATTTTGGTTTGTTTACCTTTGTTATTTTGGGGTTTAACAAATATGAGATGTTCGCTTCCATAAGTGGCAGATccgaaaaaaagagaacaattCTGTTGATCGAATGGAAACAGGTCAATTTGAACATTGCATTCACTTTCTAAATTTGCAGGTGACTCCCACGAGCAAGAACCGTCATTCTGTAGTTCAACCCAAGTCTTAAACAAATTAGTGTGTCCAGCTTGGAAAACTTTGTTGTCTGCGCTAGAAggtaaaaagaataaaataagaaaagaattGAGTATGTTGAGAAATCGGAAAACAAGAGAGATTAGCGCCAAGTACACGACATGGTGTTTCTTTTGGAAATTCCATGTCGATCCTGATTTTTCTGCTGTCACTTACTTACTACAATTACTTACTTGTTGTAAAGAATTATATCAGGGACCCATATTTCCTCAGGACTGACGTGGATACGATCAAGACCACCAAATTTGTCTTTGTCCCATTGAAGAAACGGGTTTTGCCACTTCTGAAGAAAAAACGACAATGACGGAAAAGTAATCAGCTGGTTAACACTGATATAATAACAACCGCTTCATTCTCAGAGGACTTTATCGAGCACAATTGCTagtatcaagtaagctatgatcctcgcagttcatagcatagcttacttgatttcatatccgcagttctatatatatgattcatttcatatataatttCATCGACAATTGTTACTCTTGACGAGAATTTCAGTTCCCattaaatcacaacaaatAAACTCGAATAAAGAAATCATTTAATTATTTGAGAGTGGAACCACAGATTCATGGGTAGGACCTATTGGAGCAGAGCCGAGAACAAACACACTCAGTCCACGTATAACGCTGAGTTCAGAATCACACCCAGGCCACAAAGAAAGAAGGTGAGTTCGTAAACCTCCGTGACACCTTTGTGAGCCTACCTGTGCAATCCAAACACTTGTGATAAGAACCTGTCGCTTGTCGTCCTATATTAAGACATGggagcaaagttggaaattaGACTAGGAATTTACTGATTAAAGACACTGTTCTATCCTTTTTAACAAGGATTGCCTTTTTCACACTGTcttccatctttgaaatttttatcaaGCTGCTATCGTTCTGTTGAATGCACTGCTGCGCCAGCAATTTTGCACGTGCTGTGCATATAGCTTGTTTTTTCGGTTTACGCGTACTTAATCCGTCTTTTTTTGCActgcttgtttgtttgctaCTTAACAGTTACTGTGCTGGCAGTATTTATGACTCCTAAAATTGGAAATAATGTATTGGGCCGAAACCAGTTGTGGAATTGCATGCATTTTAGACATTAAAGACCACAAGAGGCCTCCGTCGATCTATGCTCTGGCCTTCTTTTTGAATCACATAGATTGAGATTGATTTAGAAATGCAAACCACTCGACCACGCCTCTTCCCGgatgaaattttttgaaatgaaaacttgtGCTCTAGTCAAGTAAGACAACAGTGCCTGTGGTTTTGTGAGCATTCAGAAACTGAAGGCTTCTAAGATGTGGAATGGTATAATTCCGCCGTGAAATAATTGCCTTtcttttggtaaaaaaaatttaaccttCAGTTTTTGTTCTACGCTGCGGAAGGGATATGGGAAAGATTGTTCTATGGCTAGTGTATCTTGTTAAGACtcgaaattttcttttcaattcgTCCACCACAGAATTACGCCACTTCAATAATGAGATTTTTTCCCGTTAGGGTTTTGACTTACCAAGTCGCTTAGTGATCGAATAGTCATAGAGAAATCAACACTGACAATATCTGAAGGCGACTCAACGGGACGAACCATGACGTCCATGTTTGTTAAAAGCTCACGACGTAGTTTGTATTCGTAGGATTCGTTGATGTATAACCTGCTGGCGAGCCCTGCGAGAGAGGAATTGCTAGTTTTACTCGTACCACTATTTCCCTACAGACCAACGTCCAGTGTTAAGGATAAGCATAGTGTTTCCTCTTTCCTTGAGCTTTCCCGCACAGGACTGAAACTAACTAGTGAGGAGGAAAGTGTAACAATAAGTTGGAGTTGGTATCTGGGCTAAATCTGTACGAAACAATGATttactttgtgacatctgAACTGCAGAAAGTGATTTAAAGTCGTTAGCTAGTCTGGGCTaagcaaagaaatgaaagtggCGATTGACTTTTTTGAGTCATTCAAAAGCTAATATGAAGAATGATGACTGGACCAATCTATACACTAACGAAATCACTCTCCGTTGCATGAGGgctatcaaaacaaatttagttATCCAATGGATACGGCGACTTTTCCTCAGtggattaattttttgaaggCTATATCCAGCAATTGTGTACCCAACGCaagattaattatttttacacCTGTCGCACAGTTTGGTTCATTATCCTATCGATCGGAAACTATGGAGACAGGCCAACACTAAAAGAACAATGAAGGGACTAGGCGACTTTTTGGCAAGAGAATGAAAGGTTTTGATCACTGTGGTTCAGCTTTAGTGGAGGAGTGAAACACGAaagttctttttgcttttatgtCAAACATGTTGGTAAgtgtcaaattaccaccgtacaAAGAGTACGAGGCTGACGTGGCAGGTGCTAGGCATCTGCCCTTCGGTCCTACGAAGGGCTAACTCTctaaacgtcatcttcgtagtCTAATCGCAAa is a window of Acropora palmata chromosome 4, jaAcrPala1.3, whole genome shotgun sequence DNA encoding:
- the LOC141880130 gene encoding neuronal acetylcholine receptor subunit alpha-5-like isoform X1, with translation MNHKKIAFEIKILTCILLVRLCRGLASRLYINESYEYKLRRELLTNMDVMVRPVESPSDIVSVDFSMTIRSLSDLDDKRQVLITSVWIAQKWQNPFLQWDKDKFGGLDRIHVSPEEIWVPDIILYNNADNKVFQAGHTNLFKTWVELQNDGSCSWESPANLESECNVQIDLFPFDQQNCSLFFGSATYGSEHLIFVKPQNNKEKGELIKNGEWEIIKIYQVVFNEEKQRLHATGKFSFIEIRLNIKRQWAYYFMFLILPSVICTILVLFSFSIPPENGERIGFCSTVMIAVSVFLLLIADILPEKSDTLPILGVYYTVTMLLIAFALIATILVLRAYHSVSEPAWCLKALYRACKRKTKTTGKINLKKLFRRNAVANGTADIDSQAGVVPPEPPTIGLENGSITDSNDELGEEDNRKIWRSVAVSMDRFFFWVFLGSFITSCGYLVIYRPVSSFRNLLN